In Vicingus serpentipes, the DNA window TAGGATCTCTAAATGGTGTTTTTATATGTTCATTACCAGCAAAAGCGTCATCGTAATAAGCTGCCGCTTTATTTCTTGCTTGGTTATAACTATCTAATTCTCTTAGTTTGATTCTTAGAATTGCTGCTTGAATAGAGTCTAAACGAGAATTAACACCTAATCGAGGATAATAATAACGTTCTCCCATTCCATGATTTACGATAGAACGACACAGTTCTGCTAAATTATCGTCATTAGTAAATAAAGCTCCACCATCTCCATAGCATCCTAAATTTTTAGATGGAAAAAAAGATGTTGTCCCTATATTCCCAATTGTTCCAGCTTTTTTTGTTACTCCATTTTCAAAAGTATATTCAGCGCCAATTGCTTGAGCATTATCTTCAACTACATAAATATTATGCTTGTTGGCAACTTCCATTATAGCCTCCATATTAGCACATTGTCCGAATAAATGTACAGGAACAATTGCTTTAGTTTTTGGTGTTATTACTTTTTTAAGTTTTTCAATGTCAACACAAAAAGTATTAGGATCTACATCAATTAAAACGGGTGTTAATTGCAACAAACCTATAACCTCAACCGTTGCTGCAAATGTAAAATCTGAAGTTATAACCTCATCACCAGGTTCTAGACCTAATGCCATTAGAGCAATTTGTAAAGCATCAGTTCCATTTGCACAAGGTATAACATGTTTTACACCTAAATAAGCTTCCAATTCTTCTTGAAAAGCTTTTACTTCTGGACCATTTATAAACGCTGATGTTTCAACTACATTTATTATTGCTTTATCAACTTCACTTTTAATTTTTTGATATTGACCTTTTAGGTCAACCATTTGAATATCTTTCATATAATTGGTTATATACTTAGCAAAGGATGCTAAATTAACTAAAAAGATAGTTAAAAATGTTAATTTTTAAGCATAAATAACCCAAACTCAATAAGAGCAATTATTATTTCGTTATTTTGTGTTTTACGGTTTATTAAATGAAGCATTATTTTCTAATTTTAGGATTACTTTTTAGCATCGTTGCATTTGGACAGGTGAATACATTTTCTACACCTAAAGACTCTGCTTTTACAATTCCAATGATTACTGCTTCTTATGCTCACCAATGGTCAGCAGGAGATTTATCTAATCGCTTTGGACATAACAATAATGTTGGTGGAAGCTTTGCTATTAAAAATAAAAATCATTGGTACTATGGAATTAAAGGGAATTTTATTTGGGGAAATAAAGTAAATGAAAATACAATTTTAAGCGATTTACTTACAGAAGATAGTTATATCATTGATAATGAAGGTAGACTTACTTCAGTATTTTTAGAAGAAAGAGGTTCCTCATTCTTTTTAGTAGGTGGTAAATTGTTTAATGTTTTAACAAAAAACAATAATTCAGGTATCTTAGTTTATGGAGGTTTTGGAACACTTCACCATAAAATTAGAATTGCATTTAAAGATGAAGTGAATACCTTATCAGAAGAAAATAAAAAAGGATACGATCGCTTGTCATTTGGCTATGCAATAAATGGTTTTATAGGCTATATGCATTTAAGTAAAAATAGATTTCTAAACTTTTTTGGAGGATTTGACTACACACAAGGTTGGACTAAAAGTTTAAGAAAATACAATTATGACACACAACAAGCTGACACTAAAGTTTCAAACGATATTCTTTACGGCATTAGGCTAGGTTGGATTATTAGATTAAACAAAAGAACTCAACAAGAATATTATTATGATTAATAGCTAAATGAAGCTTATTTATCAAATATCAGTACTTAGCTACTCATCCCTAATTCATATTGCTAGTTTTTTTAATCCTAAAGCAAAACAATGGGTCGAAGGAAGAAAAAACATCTTTAACCTTATTGCCTCTACTATAAAGCCTTCAGATAAAATTGCTTGGTTTCACTGTGCAAGTTTAGGCGAATTTGAACAAGGCAAACCCGTGATAGAAGGTTTTAAAAAAAAGTATCCCGACCATAAAATATTAATTACATTTTTCTCTCCTTCTGGTTATGAATTGAGAAAAAACTATGGAAATGCCGATTACGTATTTTACCTGCCTATTGACACAAAAAAAAATGCTAAAAAATTTATAAAAACAATACAGCCTAATGTTGCTTTTTTTGTCAAATACGAATTTTGGAATTTTTACCTTGAAGAACTTTTTAATAAAAAAATACCAACATATTTAATTTCAGGAGTATTTAGAAAAAATCAATTGTTTTTTAAGTGGTACGGGGCGTGGTACAAGAAAATGCTTGCTTACTTTAATCATTTCTTTTTGCAAAATAAAGCTTCTGAAAATCTTTTAAAAGAAATAGGTTATTCAAATGCTACTATAAGTGGTGACACTAGATTTGATAGGGTTTACGAAAACAGCTTATCACCAGAAGAATTACCGATAATTAAAGCTTTCAAAAGTGATCAAAAAATTATTATTGGCGGAAGTAGTTGGCCTGAAGAAGAAAATATTTTAGCAAAATATTATCAATCAAATCAATCCAATTTTAAATTGATAATTGCCCCACATAACATTTCTGAAAACCATATCCAACAAATAGAAAAACTATTTAATAATAATTGTATTCGACACTCTGAAGCAACCCTTAAAAATATA includes these proteins:
- a CDS encoding DegT/DnrJ/EryC1/StrS family aminotransferase, translated to MKDIQMVDLKGQYQKIKSEVDKAIINVVETSAFINGPEVKAFQEELEAYLGVKHVIPCANGTDALQIALMALGLEPGDEVITSDFTFAATVEVIGLLQLTPVLIDVDPNTFCVDIEKLKKVITPKTKAIVPVHLFGQCANMEAIMEVANKHNIYVVEDNAQAIGAEYTFENGVTKKAGTIGNIGTTSFFPSKNLGCYGDGGALFTNDDNLAELCRSIVNHGMGERYYYPRLGVNSRLDSIQAAILRIKLRELDSYNQARNKAAAYYDDAFAGNEHIKTPFRDPKSSHAFHQYTLVGCGIDHFELQKYLGEKGVPCMIYYPVPLHTQDAYKTPSMKHEDFEVTNALCGSVFSLPMHTELTEEQLKYITDSVKEFVNKK
- a CDS encoding 3-deoxy-D-manno-octulosonic acid transferase, with amino-acid sequence MKLIYQISVLSYSSLIHIASFFNPKAKQWVEGRKNIFNLIASTIKPSDKIAWFHCASLGEFEQGKPVIEGFKKKYPDHKILITFFSPSGYELRKNYGNADYVFYLPIDTKKNAKKFIKTIQPNVAFFVKYEFWNFYLEELFNKKIPTYLISGVFRKNQLFFKWYGAWYKKMLAYFNHFFLQNKASENLLKEIGYSNATISGDTRFDRVYENSLSPEELPIIKAFKSDQKIIIGGSSWPEEENILAKYYQSNQSNFKLIIAPHNISENHIQQIEKLFNNNCIRHSEATLKNIGTQNVLIIDNIGILSNIYQYTDIALIGGGFTGALHNILEPTSFGNTIFFGPKHQKFHEAQNLINAGGAITISTEFDFAKSINEIIPKLDIIKKQNIAFIANNKGATNIILSKV